A segment of the Filifactor alocis ATCC 35896 genome:
TTATTCGTAGTATATCGTATTTTAGTATGAAATAGTACTCAAAAATGCAAATATTTTTCTGTTTCCTCTATACAGAATCCAAAAAATTGAGTATCATATAAATGCGTTTTTATTTTTATATTATTTTTTATAGGAGGAGTTTATGGAAAACTTTTTTGAAAAATCCTTTCATCTAAAGGAACATAACACCAACACAAAAACAGAGTTGGTTGCCGGTTTTACCACCTTTATGACAATGGCATATATTTTGGCAATCAATCCGAGCATCTTATCAGAAGCCGGAATGGATGCAGGTGCAGTATTTACCGCAACCGCGATTGCTTCTTTTGTCGGAACGGCAATCATGGCATTTTACGCAAACTATCCTTTCGCACTTGCACCCGGAATGGGACTCAACGCATTCTTTGCCTATTCCGTTGTTTTGGGAAAGGGACATAGTTGGCAATTTGCTTTAACAGCCGTATTTATCGAAGGACTTATTTTCATTTTATTAACTTTCACGAATGTTCGTGAAGCGATTGTAAACGGAATCCCAAAAACCGTAAAACAAGCCATCTCTGTCGGAATCGGTCTGTTTATCGCATTTATCGGATTAAGAGGTGCCAATATTGTTGTTCCCGGAGAGGGAATTCCGTTGGACTTAGGAGATATCACTTCTCCTGAAGCGATTGTTTGTTTCGTCGGACTTACCGTTACTGCCGTACTTCTTGTGAAACAAGTTCGCGGTGCGATTTTACTCGGTATCCTTATCAGTACCGTTGTAGGTATTTTCTTCGGAGTAACTCAATTACCGGCAGGAGCGCCCATTTCAGCACCGCCTTCTATCAAACCGGTGTTTATGCAATTGGAATGGACCAATATTCTATCTGCAGATATGGTAATTATTATGATTACTTTTCTCTTTGTCGATATGTTTGACACAATCGGAACATTGGTCGGTGTTTCCACCAAAGCGGGATTGGTAGACGAAAACGGAAACCTTCCTCATGTAAAAAAAGCCTTGTTTGCCGATGCAATCGGTACCACATTCGGCGCTTTGCTCGGTACCTCTACCGTAACAACTTATGTAGAGAGTGCATCCGGAGTTGCAGAAGGCGGAAGAACAGGACTTACTGCATTGACAACAGGCGTACTGTTCTTAGTTGCATTGTTGCTGTCTCCGATTTTCTTAATGATTCCGTCAGCTGCAACAGCACCGGCGCTTATCACAGTCGGACTTTTTATGATGAGTCCAATCAAAGAGATTGATTTAGATGACTTTACAGAAGCAGTTCCTGCATTCCTAACCATCTTGTTGATGCCGCTTGCTTATTCCATCGCACAAGGAATCGTATTCGGAATCATTTCATACGCATTACTGAAACTGTTGACAGGTCGCTACAAAGAAGCATCCCCAATCCTATACATCCTTGCATTTTTATTCATCCTGAAAATTGCATTCCATGTATAGATCATCAAATTTGACCGTTTCAAAAACTTCTTTCTATAAAAGGAAGAAGTTTTTTATTACAAATATTCTTTACTACCGATATTTTTTATGACAAACGAAGTATCAATGCTATCACTTATCCGTTTCAATCACAATACAACAGATAGTTTCCATATCAAAAATACCGCTTTTTCAAACGACATATATCAAAAATCATAGCTTCCGTTACCCTTCTTTGATTTCAGTAAACGGATTCAATTGCATATTATGGAATTAAATGTTATAATTTATGACGGACAAAGCATAAGAAAAGAGGATGAACGATGATTCAAAGCTTACAACGATCAATGGAACTCTTGGAAACAATGGCAGTACCCGACAAGAGCTTTTCCGTTTCAGAGCTTTCTGAACG
Coding sequences within it:
- a CDS encoding NCS2 family permease; the encoded protein is MENFFEKSFHLKEHNTNTKTELVAGFTTFMTMAYILAINPSILSEAGMDAGAVFTATAIASFVGTAIMAFYANYPFALAPGMGLNAFFAYSVVLGKGHSWQFALTAVFIEGLIFILLTFTNVREAIVNGIPKTVKQAISVGIGLFIAFIGLRGANIVVPGEGIPLDLGDITSPEAIVCFVGLTVTAVLLVKQVRGAILLGILISTVVGIFFGVTQLPAGAPISAPPSIKPVFMQLEWTNILSADMVIIMITFLFVDMFDTIGTLVGVSTKAGLVDENGNLPHVKKALFADAIGTTFGALLGTSTVTTYVESASGVAEGGRTGLTALTTGVLFLVALLLSPIFLMIPSAATAPALITVGLFMMSPIKEIDLDDFTEAVPAFLTILLMPLAYSIAQGIVFGIISYALLKLLTGRYKEASPILYILAFLFILKIAFHV